The following proteins are encoded in a genomic region of Mus caroli chromosome 18, CAROLI_EIJ_v1.1, whole genome shotgun sequence:
- the Nars gene encoding asparagine--tRNA ligase, cytoplasmic isoform X1, with product MSSEVIRGTAEMVLAELYVSDREGNDATGDGTKEKPFKTGLKALMTVGKEPFPTIYVDSQKENERWDVISKSQMKNIKKMWHREQMKNDSREKKEAEDNLRREKNLEEAKKIIIKNDPSLPEPACVKISALEGYRGQRVKVFGWVHRLRRQGKNLMFLVLRDGTGYLQCVLSDDLCQCYNGVVLSTESSVAVYGTLNLTPKGKQAPGGHELSCDFWELVGLAPAGGADNLINEESDVDVQLNNRHMMIRGENMSKILKARSMITRCFRDHFFDRGYCEVTTPTLVQTQVEGGATLFKLDYFGEEAFLTQSSQLYLETCLPALGDVFCIAQSYRAEQSRTRRHLAEFTHVEAECPFLTFEDLLNRLEDLVCDVVDRVLKSPVASIVYELNPNFKPPKRPFRRMNYSDAIEWLKEHDVKKEDGTFYEFGDDIPEAPERLMTDTINEPILLCRFPVEIKSFYMQRCPEDPRLTESVDVLMPNVGEIVGGSMRSWDCEEILEGYKREGIDPAPYYWYTDQRKYGTCPHGGYGLGLERFLSWILNRYHIRDVCLYPRFLQRCRP from the exons ATGTCCTCGGAGGTGATCAGggggactgcagagatggttctTG cagagCTCTATGTCTCTGACCGAGAAGGAAATGACGCAACCGGGGATGGAACCAAGGAGAAACCATTTAAAACGGGCCTGAAG gCTTTGATGACAGTTGGAAAAGAGCCATTTCCCACCATTTATGTGGATTCACAAAAGGAAAATGAG AGGTGGGATGTTATTTCTAAGTCACAGATGAAGAACATTAAAAAGATGTGGCACAGAGAACAGATGAAGAACGACTctagggagaagaaagag gcagAAGATAACTTACGAAGGGAAAAGAACCTGGAGGAAgcaaaaaaaattatcattaaaaatgACCCGAGCCTGCCAGAGCCGGCCTGT GTAAAGATTAGTGCATTAGAAggatacagaggccagagagtgaAGGTGTTTGGCTGGGTCCACAGGTTACGCAGGCAAG GAAAGAATTTGATGTTTTTGGTGTTGCGAGATGGTACGGGTTATCTTCAGTGTGTCTTGTCAGATGACTTG TGTCAGTGTTACAATGGAGTAGTCCTGTCCACCGAGAGTAGTGTGGCGGTGTACGGAACACTAAACCTAACTCCGAAGGGCAAACAG GCTCCAGGAGGCCATGAGCTGAGCTGTGACTTCTGGGAACTGGTGGGGCTGGCCCCGGCTGGAGGAGCTGATAACCTCATCAACGAGGAGTCTGATGTGGATGTCCAGCTCAACAACCGGCACATGATGATCCGGGGAGAGAACATGTCCAAAATCCTGAAAGCGCGCTCCATGATCACCAGGTGTTTCCGGGACCACTTCTTCGACAGGGGGTACTGTGAG GTTACCACGCCAACACTGGTGCAGACGCAGGTGGAAGGTGGGGCCACGCTCTTCAAGCTTGACTATTTCGGGGAAGAAGCGTTTTTGACCCAGTCCTCACAGCTGTACCTGGAGACCTGCCTTCCAGCCCTGGGAGATGTTTTTTGTATAGCCCAGTCATACAGGGCCGAACAGTCCAGGACACGAAGGCACCTGGCTGA GTTCACTCACGTGGAAGCTGAGTGTCCTTTCCTGACCTTCGAGGACCTCCTGAACCGTTTAGAGGACCTAGTGTGTGATGTGGTGGACAGAGTCTTGAAGTCACCAGTGGCAAGCATAGTGTATGAGCTCAACCCG AACTTTAAACCCCCCAAGCGGCCTTTCCGCAGGATGAACTATTCGGATGCTATTGAGTGGCTGAAGGAGCACGATGTAAAGAAAGAAGACGGGACTTTCTACGAGTTTGGAGAT GATATTCCCGAAGCGCCTGAGAGACTGATGACAGACACCATTAATGAACCAATCCTGCTGTGTCGCTTTCCTGTGGAGATCAAGTCTTTCTATATGCAGCGCTGTCCTGAGGATCCTCGACTTACTGAATCT GTGGACGTGTTGATGCCCAACGTTGGTGAGATTGTAGGCGGCTCGATGCGCTCCTGGGACTGTGAGGAGATTCTCGAAGGCTATAAGAGGGAAGGGATTGACCCCGCTCCTTACTACTGGTATACAGATCAG AGAAAATATGGCACCTGTCCTCATGGAGGGTATGGCTTGGGCTTGGAACGATTTCTTAGCTGGATTCTGAACAGGTATCACATCCGAGACGTGTGCCTGTACCCTCGATTTCTCCAGCGCTGCAGGCCATAG
- the Nars gene encoding asparagine--tRNA ligase, cytoplasmic isoform X2, which translates to MSSEVIRGTAEMVLELYVSDREGNDATGDGTKEKPFKTGLKALMTVGKEPFPTIYVDSQKENERWDVISKSQMKNIKKMWHREQMKNDSREKKEAEDNLRREKNLEEAKKIIIKNDPSLPEPACVKISALEGYRGQRVKVFGWVHRLRRQGKNLMFLVLRDGTGYLQCVLSDDLCQCYNGVVLSTESSVAVYGTLNLTPKGKQAPGGHELSCDFWELVGLAPAGGADNLINEESDVDVQLNNRHMMIRGENMSKILKARSMITRCFRDHFFDRGYCEVTTPTLVQTQVEGGATLFKLDYFGEEAFLTQSSQLYLETCLPALGDVFCIAQSYRAEQSRTRRHLAEFTHVEAECPFLTFEDLLNRLEDLVCDVVDRVLKSPVASIVYELNPNFKPPKRPFRRMNYSDAIEWLKEHDVKKEDGTFYEFGDDIPEAPERLMTDTINEPILLCRFPVEIKSFYMQRCPEDPRLTESVDVLMPNVGEIVGGSMRSWDCEEILEGYKREGIDPAPYYWYTDQRKYGTCPHGGYGLGLERFLSWILNRYHIRDVCLYPRFLQRCRP; encoded by the exons ATGTCCTCGGAGGTGATCAGggggactgcagagatggttctTG agCTCTATGTCTCTGACCGAGAAGGAAATGACGCAACCGGGGATGGAACCAAGGAGAAACCATTTAAAACGGGCCTGAAG gCTTTGATGACAGTTGGAAAAGAGCCATTTCCCACCATTTATGTGGATTCACAAAAGGAAAATGAG AGGTGGGATGTTATTTCTAAGTCACAGATGAAGAACATTAAAAAGATGTGGCACAGAGAACAGATGAAGAACGACTctagggagaagaaagag gcagAAGATAACTTACGAAGGGAAAAGAACCTGGAGGAAgcaaaaaaaattatcattaaaaatgACCCGAGCCTGCCAGAGCCGGCCTGT GTAAAGATTAGTGCATTAGAAggatacagaggccagagagtgaAGGTGTTTGGCTGGGTCCACAGGTTACGCAGGCAAG GAAAGAATTTGATGTTTTTGGTGTTGCGAGATGGTACGGGTTATCTTCAGTGTGTCTTGTCAGATGACTTG TGTCAGTGTTACAATGGAGTAGTCCTGTCCACCGAGAGTAGTGTGGCGGTGTACGGAACACTAAACCTAACTCCGAAGGGCAAACAG GCTCCAGGAGGCCATGAGCTGAGCTGTGACTTCTGGGAACTGGTGGGGCTGGCCCCGGCTGGAGGAGCTGATAACCTCATCAACGAGGAGTCTGATGTGGATGTCCAGCTCAACAACCGGCACATGATGATCCGGGGAGAGAACATGTCCAAAATCCTGAAAGCGCGCTCCATGATCACCAGGTGTTTCCGGGACCACTTCTTCGACAGGGGGTACTGTGAG GTTACCACGCCAACACTGGTGCAGACGCAGGTGGAAGGTGGGGCCACGCTCTTCAAGCTTGACTATTTCGGGGAAGAAGCGTTTTTGACCCAGTCCTCACAGCTGTACCTGGAGACCTGCCTTCCAGCCCTGGGAGATGTTTTTTGTATAGCCCAGTCATACAGGGCCGAACAGTCCAGGACACGAAGGCACCTGGCTGA GTTCACTCACGTGGAAGCTGAGTGTCCTTTCCTGACCTTCGAGGACCTCCTGAACCGTTTAGAGGACCTAGTGTGTGATGTGGTGGACAGAGTCTTGAAGTCACCAGTGGCAAGCATAGTGTATGAGCTCAACCCG AACTTTAAACCCCCCAAGCGGCCTTTCCGCAGGATGAACTATTCGGATGCTATTGAGTGGCTGAAGGAGCACGATGTAAAGAAAGAAGACGGGACTTTCTACGAGTTTGGAGAT GATATTCCCGAAGCGCCTGAGAGACTGATGACAGACACCATTAATGAACCAATCCTGCTGTGTCGCTTTCCTGTGGAGATCAAGTCTTTCTATATGCAGCGCTGTCCTGAGGATCCTCGACTTACTGAATCT GTGGACGTGTTGATGCCCAACGTTGGTGAGATTGTAGGCGGCTCGATGCGCTCCTGGGACTGTGAGGAGATTCTCGAAGGCTATAAGAGGGAAGGGATTGACCCCGCTCCTTACTACTGGTATACAGATCAG AGAAAATATGGCACCTGTCCTCATGGAGGGTATGGCTTGGGCTTGGAACGATTTCTTAGCTGGATTCTGAACAGGTATCACATCCGAGACGTGTGCCTGTACCCTCGATTTCTCCAGCGCTGCAGGCCATAG